Genomic segment of Penaeus monodon isolate SGIC_2016 chromosome 32, NSTDA_Pmon_1, whole genome shotgun sequence:
GGCCCTTGAGGCAATAGCACTGCTTTGTAGGAAATGCATGAAATATTGATGATGGACAGTTTGACTGAAATCAGTGGAAAAAAANNNNNNNNNNNNNNNNNNNNNNNNNNNNNNNNNNNNNNNNNNNNNNNNNNCAGCGTACATTATTCAAGTTTATAGGTTGTTCGGTTGAACTAGTTTTTCATGCAATACAAAAAGTAACTTTACATGTCCTTGCTCGTGACGTCATTGTTGGGGGTCATATAAAGGTGCCTCAACTGAATTTGGTTAGTGCAGTCGAGCTCGGCTTGAAGTTGGAGACGATAGTGTCAAGATGAAGACTGTAAGTGGCGCTGAACATTACAAGCATTTACTCTGAATTTTGCCATGATGGATTACTTTCGTTGGATAACTNNNNNNNNNNNNNNNNNNNNNNNNNNNNNNNNNNNNNNNNNNNNNNNNNNNNNNNNNNNNNNNNNNNNNNNNNNNNNNNNNNNNNNNNNNNNNNNNNNNNNNNNNNNNNNNNNNNNNNNNNNNNNNNNNNNNNNNNNNNNNNNNNNNNNNNNNNNNNNNNNNNNNNNNNNNNNNNNNNNNNNNNNNNNNNNNNNNNNNNNNNNNNNNNNNNNNNNNNNNNNNNNNNNNNNNNNNNNNNNNNNNNNNNNNNNNNNNNNNNNNNNNNNNNNNNNNNNNNNNNNNNNNNNNNNNNNNNNNNNNNNNNNNNNNNNNNNNNNNNNNNNNNNNNNNNNNNNNNNNNNNNNNNNNNNNNNNNNNNNNNNNNNNNNNNNNNNNNNNNNNNNNNNNNNNNNNNNNNNNNNNNNNNNNNNNNNNNNNNNNNNNNNNNNNNNNNNNNNNNNNNNNNNNNNNNNNNNNNNNNNNNNNNNNNNNNNNNNNNNNNNNNNNNNNNNNNNNNNNNNNNNNNNNNNNNNNNNNNNNNNNNNNNNNNNNNNNNNNNNNNNNNNNNNNNNNNNNNNNNNNNNNNNNNNNNNNNNNNNNNNNNNNNNNNNNNNNNNNNNNNNNNNNNNNNNNNNNNNNNNNNNNNNNNNNNNNNNNNNNNNNNNNNNNNNNNNNNNNNNNNNNNNNNNNNNNNNNNNNNNNNNNNNNNNNNNNNNNNNNNNNNNNNNNNNNNNNNNNNNNNNNNNNNNNNNNNNNNNNNNNNNNNNNNNNNNNNNNNNNNNNNNNNNNNNNNNNNNNNNNNNNNNNNNNNNNNNNNNNNNNNNNNNNNNNNNNNNNNNNNNNNNNNNNNNNNNNNNNNNNNNNNNNNNNNNNNNNNNNNNNNNNNNNNNNNNNNNNNNNNNNNNNNNNNNNNNNNNNNNNNNNNNNNNNNNNNNNNNNNNNNNNNNNNNNNNNNNNNNNNNNNNNNNNNNNNNNNNNNNNNNNNNNNNNNNNNNNNNNNNNNNNNNNNNNNNNNNNNNNNNNNNNNNNNNNNNNNNNNNNNNNNNNNNNNNNNNNNNNNNNNNNNNNNNNNNNNNNNNNNNNNNNNNNNNNNNNNNNNNNNNNNNNNNNNNNNNNNNNNNNNNNNNNNNNNNNNNNNNNNNNNNNNNNNNNNNNNNNNNNNNNNNNNNNNNNNNNNNNNNNNNNNNNNNNNNNNNNNNNNNNNNNNNNNNNNNNNNNNNNNNNNNNNNNNNNNNNNNNNNNNNNNNNNNNNNNNNNNNNNNNNNNNNNNNNNNNNNNNNNNNNNNNNNNNNNNNNNNNNNNNNNNNNNNNNNNNNNNNNNNNNNNNNNNNNNNNNNNNNNNNNNNNNNNNNNNNNNNNNNNNNNNNNNNNNNNNNNNNNNNNNNNNNNNNNNNNNNNNNNNNNNNNNNNNNNNNNNNNNNNNNNNNNNNNNNNNNNNNNNNNNNNNNNNNNNNNNNNNNNNNNNNNNNNNNNNNNNNNNNNNNNNNNNNNNNNNNNNNNNNNNNNNNNNNNNNNNNNNNNNNNNNNNNNNNNNNNNNNNNNNNNNNNNNNNNNNNNNNNNNNNNNNNNNNNNNNNNNNNNNNNNNNNNNNNNNNNNNNNNNNNNNNNNNNNNNNNNNNNNNNNNNNNNNNNNNNNNNNNNNNNNNNNNNNNNNNNNNNNNNNNNNNNNNNNNNNNNNNNNNNNNNNNNNNNNNNNNNNNNNNNNNNNNNNNNNNNNNNNNNNNNNNNNNNNNNNNNNNNNNNNNNNNNNNNNNNNNNNNNNNNNNNNNNNNNNNNNNNNNNNNNNNNNNNNNNNNNNNNNNNNNNNNNNNNNNNNNNNNNNNNNNNNNNNNNNNNNNNNNNNNNNNNNNNNNNNNNNNNNNNNNNNNNNNNNNNNNNNNNNNNNNNNNNNNNNNNNNNNNNNNNNNNNNNNNNNNNNNNNNNNNNNNNNNNNNNNNNNNNNNNNNNNNNNNNNNNNNNNNNNNNNNNNNNNNNNNNNNNNNNNNNNNNNNNNNNNNNNNNNNNNNNNNNNNNNNNGTGCAAAACACACTGGATACAAGTGTGAAATCTTATTCTTTATGAAACTTTCTCTCTTGCGAACAGTCCGTTTTATTCCTCGTCCTCCTGGTGGTGCTGTCGGCGGTCCTCAGCGCCGCCAACCCTGCCGCTGATCCCTTCAAGAAAAAAGGCTACAAAAAGCAGGGGTACAGGCCTAGGCCTGTTGCTAGGCCTGTGGTTTATCGCCCTGTCTATGTTGTGCAGAAACCGGTGCAGCCAAGCTACGGACACCAGCCAAGCTACGGACACCAGCCAAGCTACGGACACCAGCCAAGCTACGGACACCAGCCAAGCTACGGACACCAGCCAAGCTACGGACATCAGTCAAGCTACGGACACGGCTGGTAAATTTTCTTGTTAGTGATATCCATGAGGCTCCCCGGGCTCATGGCTTCTCTAAAGGAACTGAGGAGTGATCGGTTTCTGACACTTTAAGAGCACTACCTCCATTTTCAATTCAAACTCTGAGAGTCGCTGCCTACCTTTAGTTTAGAAGATAAGGAAATTTCATGTTGAAATCTCACTCCATAGTAACGGATTTATTTCTCTTCATCGTATCATTCTCACTCTTAGTACTTTTCGATATTTGTTCTGTAGTTCTGTAATTATGTAAAATtgtattgtaaataaaaatacaaaatcgcacatatataatgatatttagtacaaattattttgctgttattgatAAAATCCGGCTTTATATCTCCAAAATTATATACCTTGGCGATCGACGTTACTATAACTGTTTCACTAAAATCAGTAGATTTGAAATGAGGAGGCCAGAACAGTGTTGACCAAATATATGCTTTGTTTTCCactgtacatgtatacaaatacagtTCTCCTCAAACGTACTGGAGAGGTGCCTTTTCATAATGGAGAGCTAATCCTTACATTCCCTTATACTCTAGGAGAATCGTAAAAtatctttctaccttttttcctCCATGAGGTTATAAGAGATTACATTTCATTCTATACAATATCTGTTCAACGAAGAATGTTGCTTGTTCTGGAAACTATACATGTGACAACAGGGTAAAAGTCCTCCtgaaagtaattaaaataatatggatGATATTGCTCTGTTACNNNNNNNNNNNNNNNNNNNNNNNNNNNNNNNNNNNNNNNNNNNNNNNNNNNNNNNNNNNNNNNNNNNNNNNNNNNNNNNNNNNNNNNNN
This window contains:
- the LOC119593341 gene encoding uncharacterized protein LOC119593341, encoding MKTSVLFLVLLVVLSAVLSAANPAADPFKKKGYKKQGYRPRPVARPVVYRPVYVVQKPVQPSYGHQPSYGHQPSYGHQPSYGHQPSYGHQPSYGHQSSYGHGW